The following coding sequences are from one Elusimicrobium minutum Pei191 window:
- a CDS encoding HAD family hydrolase: MKKDEAIIFDLDGTITDTFAPAIKCLKEALRESVGGEVTMREIRAHFGRTEEATFRAHCGANWRESYAKYEQLFNKNITEDVIFPGMKDVFNFLKENKIKMALVTGRGKTTTDIILNKIGIRDYFDYIKTGSAFENIKTKSMLEILDLWKQAPEETYYIGDIPNDIIDSRAAGIKPLAAGWFREADPSAQAAQNPYKMFATVAEFFAWIKQN; the protein is encoded by the coding sequence ATGAAAAAAGATGAAGCTATAATATTTGATTTAGACGGTACTATTACCGATACTTTTGCTCCCGCAATAAAATGTCTTAAGGAGGCGTTACGCGAAAGTGTTGGCGGAGAAGTGACTATGCGGGAAATACGCGCCCATTTCGGCCGCACGGAGGAGGCAACCTTCCGCGCGCACTGCGGCGCAAACTGGCGGGAAAGCTACGCCAAATACGAACAGCTTTTTAATAAAAATATAACGGAAGACGTTATTTTCCCCGGCATGAAAGATGTTTTTAACTTTTTAAAGGAAAATAAAATTAAAATGGCTTTAGTAACCGGAAGAGGTAAAACCACTACGGATATAATTCTTAATAAAATAGGAATAAGAGATTATTTTGATTATATAAAAACAGGCTCCGCTTTTGAAAATATAAAAACCAAATCCATGCTTGAAATTTTAGATTTGTGGAAACAAGCGCCTGAAGAAACTTATTATATAGGAGATATACCTAATGATATTATCGATTCCCGCGCCGCGGGAATAAAGCCTTTGGCTGCGGGTTGGTTTAGGGAGGCGGATCCCTCCGCTCAGGCGGCGCAAAATCCTTATAAAATGTTCGCCACGGTGGCTGAGTTTTTTGCTTGGATAAAACAAAATTAG
- a CDS encoding carbohydrate kinase family protein, translating to MAIILSVGEVLLDVFPGGAKMGGAPANFAWYCSQYGSEAYIVSAVGNDTNGKRILRELKENGVSTKFVQICKSRPTGIVNVTLDKNSVPRYDIVKNVAWDNIEFTPELKKLAKKADVICFGSLAQRSAKSRKTIESILKNAKKNAVKIFDINIRQNYYSKMIIKSSLKQSTVLKISSEELPAAAKLFGFKGTVFEVCKSFLKKFKLDIVVLTKSEEGSSIITKNNEYPHKAVKVKKLADTVGAGDSFSATFAHGFLKGVDFENLGAASNKVAAYITTKKGAMVRLPKTLINIFGEE from the coding sequence ATGGCAATAATATTATCTGTAGGAGAAGTTCTTTTAGACGTTTTCCCCGGCGGAGCAAAAATGGGTGGAGCCCCCGCCAACTTTGCCTGGTATTGTTCTCAGTACGGATCAGAGGCGTACATTGTTTCCGCTGTTGGCAATGATACAAATGGAAAAAGAATTTTGCGTGAGCTTAAAGAAAACGGCGTCAGCACAAAATTCGTACAAATATGTAAAAGCCGTCCTACCGGTATAGTAAACGTAACGTTAGATAAAAACTCCGTTCCGCGTTATGACATAGTAAAAAACGTGGCTTGGGATAATATAGAATTTACCCCCGAGTTAAAAAAACTGGCTAAAAAGGCCGATGTTATATGTTTTGGTTCTTTGGCGCAAAGAAGCGCTAAGTCAAGAAAAACAATTGAATCTATTTTAAAAAATGCTAAGAAAAACGCCGTAAAAATATTTGATATTAATATAAGGCAAAACTACTACTCTAAAATGATTATCAAAAGTTCTTTAAAGCAAAGCACGGTTTTAAAAATAAGTTCGGAAGAGCTGCCCGCCGCGGCAAAACTTTTCGGTTTTAAAGGAACTGTTTTTGAAGTTTGTAAGTCTTTTCTTAAAAAATTCAAACTTGATATCGTTGTTCTTACAAAGTCTGAAGAAGGAAGTTCCATTATCACAAAAAATAATGAGTATCCCCACAAGGCGGTTAAAGTAAAAAAACTTGCCGATACCGTAGGCGCGGGGGATTCTTTCAGCGCTACTTTCGCGCATGGTTTTTTAAAAGGCGTTGATTTTGAAAATTTGGGCGCAGCTTCAAATAAGGTAGCCGCGTATATAACCACCAAAAAAGGAGCTATGGTGCGTTTGCCAAAAACTCTTATAAATATATTCGGGGAGGAATAA
- a CDS encoding sugar porter family MFS transporter, with protein MNRKVLKVSLIAALGGLLFGFDTAVISGTTEALTKVFSLTPSSLGFTVAIALIGTILGAVFVGYPANSYGRKNTLKMIALLYFFSSLGTAMAWNWGVFLTFRFLGGIAVGASSVVAPMYIAEIVPASFRGRMVALAQFNVVFGILLAFFSNLIISNVITGPAQWRCMLGILAVPSIIFFGLLYLIPFSPRWLASKGRVEEAGSIIKYLAGPEDNAEKALKEIVDSIKSDSQSKNEKLFSTKYTKVILLAVAIAAFNQLSGINAVLYYAPYIFKMAGAGTNAALIQSVVVGFTNLIFTMAALLVIDKLGRRKLMLTGSLGYIVSLGALTVIFAAQGSVFSPLGGALVLASLVVFIASHAFGQGAVIWVFISEIFPTKVRAQGSALGSFTHWIMAAVISWTFPIFANISGAVIFGVYTFFMVLQLLWVIFIMPETKGIPLEKMTKELGIE; from the coding sequence GTGAATAGAAAAGTATTAAAGGTATCTCTTATAGCCGCTTTGGGCGGGCTTTTGTTCGGGTTTGACACAGCGGTTATTTCCGGCACTACTGAAGCGTTGACAAAAGTTTTTTCTTTAACGCCTTCATCTTTAGGTTTTACTGTGGCTATCGCGCTTATAGGCACCATATTAGGCGCGGTTTTTGTGGGTTATCCCGCAAACTCTTACGGCAGGAAAAACACTCTTAAAATGATCGCGCTGTTATATTTCTTTTCTTCTTTAGGCACGGCCATGGCGTGGAATTGGGGCGTTTTTTTAACGTTTAGATTTTTAGGCGGCATAGCTGTAGGTGCTTCAAGCGTTGTGGCTCCTATGTATATTGCGGAAATAGTGCCCGCTTCGTTTAGGGGCCGTATGGTCGCTTTAGCCCAGTTTAACGTGGTGTTTGGTATTTTACTTGCGTTTTTCTCTAACCTTATAATAAGTAATGTAATTACTGGCCCCGCGCAATGGCGCTGTATGTTAGGCATATTGGCGGTTCCTTCTATTATTTTCTTTGGTCTTTTGTATTTGATTCCGTTCAGCCCCCGCTGGCTTGCTTCCAAAGGCAGGGTTGAGGAAGCAGGTTCTATTATAAAATATTTAGCCGGACCAGAAGACAATGCCGAAAAGGCTTTAAAAGAAATTGTGGATTCCATTAAATCAGACAGTCAAAGCAAAAACGAAAAATTGTTTTCCACAAAATACACAAAAGTTATTTTACTTGCTGTTGCCATAGCGGCGTTTAACCAGCTTTCAGGCATTAACGCCGTGCTTTATTACGCGCCGTATATTTTTAAAATGGCCGGCGCGGGCACTAACGCGGCCTTAATTCAGTCTGTTGTTGTGGGCTTTACAAACCTTATATTTACAATGGCGGCATTACTTGTTATTGATAAACTTGGCCGCAGAAAGCTTATGTTAACAGGTTCTTTGGGGTATATAGTAAGTTTAGGTGCGCTTACGGTTATTTTCGCGGCGCAAGGCTCAGTCTTTTCTCCTTTGGGAGGGGCTTTGGTTTTGGCAAGTTTGGTTGTTTTTATAGCTTCACACGCTTTCGGGCAGGGCGCTGTAATTTGGGTGTTTATAAGCGAAATTTTCCCCACTAAGGTACGCGCGCAGGGTTCTGCTTTGGGCAGCTTTACGCACTGGATTATGGCTGCCGTAATAAGCTGGACTTTCCCGATATTTGCCAATATATCCGGCGCTGTTATATTCGGCGTCTATACTTTCTTTATGGTGTTGCAGCTGCTTTGGGTAATTTTCATTATGCCCGAAACAAAAGGTATACCTCTTGAGAAAATGACAAAAGAGCTTGGCATAGAATAA
- the eno gene encoding phosphopyruvate hydratase — protein MSKIKQVIAREVLDSRGFPTVEADVILTSGVMGRAAVPSGASTGSHEAVELRDGGARYMGKGVLKAVANVNKIAKKITGMEASDIRLIDDTMIALDGTPNKGKFGANAILAVSMAVLRAGAADKKMPLYDYIRKIYAIKEKNYLLPVPMLNIINGGKHADSGLDVQEFMIVPNVSKSFKEGLREATEVYHTLKGILKAKGMVTAVGDEGGFAPHITKHEDVLKTIMDACKKAGHSQIKLALDCAASEFYKNGKYTFEKKQVSSKDMTKVYSSWVKKYPIVSIEDPLHEDDWDGWLHITKELGKKIRLVGDDLFVTNPERLEEGIEKKTANAILIKLNQIGSVSETIDVINMAHKAGYACVISHRSGETEDAFIADLAVATNAGAIKTGAPCRSERNAKYNRLLQIEQELGKKASYAKTKVFKK, from the coding sequence ATGTCAAAGATAAAGCAAGTTATCGCAAGAGAAGTGTTGGATTCACGAGGCTTTCCCACGGTAGAGGCTGACGTTATTTTAACAAGCGGCGTCATGGGGCGTGCGGCTGTGCCGAGCGGCGCTTCAACAGGCTCGCACGAGGCGGTTGAGTTACGTGACGGCGGCGCCAGATATATGGGCAAAGGCGTTTTAAAAGCAGTAGCCAACGTTAACAAAATAGCTAAAAAAATAACCGGGATGGAAGCGTCCGATATCAGACTTATTGATGATACTATGATAGCTTTAGACGGCACCCCCAACAAAGGCAAATTTGGCGCTAACGCTATCTTGGCGGTTTCCATGGCTGTTTTAAGAGCGGGCGCGGCGGACAAGAAAATGCCGCTTTACGATTATATAAGAAAAATTTACGCTATTAAGGAAAAAAACTATCTTCTTCCCGTTCCTATGCTTAACATTATTAACGGCGGCAAACACGCGGACAGCGGCCTTGATGTGCAGGAATTTATGATTGTGCCCAATGTTTCCAAAAGTTTTAAAGAAGGTCTTAGGGAAGCTACAGAAGTTTACCACACGCTTAAAGGCATATTAAAAGCTAAAGGTATGGTAACGGCGGTAGGTGATGAAGGCGGCTTTGCTCCCCACATCACAAAACATGAAGACGTTTTAAAAACAATTATGGACGCGTGCAAAAAAGCGGGGCACTCTCAAATTAAATTAGCCTTAGACTGTGCGGCTAGCGAGTTTTACAAAAACGGCAAATATACTTTTGAGAAAAAACAGGTTTCCAGCAAAGATATGACAAAGGTTTATTCTTCTTGGGTAAAAAAATACCCTATTGTTTCAATCGAAGATCCTTTGCATGAAGATGACTGGGACGGCTGGCTGCATATAACAAAAGAACTTGGCAAAAAAATCAGGCTGGTTGGCGACGATTTGTTTGTAACCAACCCCGAAAGGCTTGAGGAAGGTATTGAAAAGAAAACGGCCAATGCTATTTTAATTAAGCTTAACCAAATAGGTTCCGTATCGGAAACTATTGACGTCATTAACATGGCGCATAAAGCGGGTTACGCTTGCGTTATATCGCACCGTTCCGGTGAAACGGAAGACGCTTTTATAGCGGATCTTGCCGTCGCAACTAACGCGGGCGCGATTAAAACGGGCGCTCCTTGCAGAAGCGAACGCAACGCCAAATACAACAGGCTTTTACAAATTGAGCAGGAACTTGGCAAAAAGGCCTCGTACGCCAAAACAAAAGTTTTTAAAAAGTAA
- a CDS encoding FtsB family cell division protein: protein MDKFINNVKKKLKPRHIILAAMVLFVLFNGSLYGLIHNRIELAKLRKRNIELDKEFAELEKQLGKLESGDKKYLEDIARVKYHLSKPGEIEFRLVTQNKKSGE from the coding sequence ATGGATAAGTTTATAAATAATGTTAAAAAGAAGTTAAAGCCCAGACATATTATTTTAGCGGCTATGGTGTTGTTTGTGCTTTTTAACGGCAGTTTATACGGGCTTATACATAACAGAATTGAACTTGCAAAACTTAGAAAAAGAAATATTGAGTTGGATAAAGAATTTGCCGAGCTTGAAAAACAGCTCGGCAAACTTGAGAGCGGGGATAAAAAATATCTTGAGGATATTGCCCGCGTAAAATATCATTTATCAAAACCCGGCGAAATTGAGTTCCGCCTGGTTACCCAAAATAAAAAATCCGGTGAATAA
- a CDS encoding MBL fold metallo-hydrolase — protein sequence MEVKTLVLGPMGNCTYIVRQKSEAVVIDPSWDMNEIEKNLNGLKVAAVFFTHGHFDHVKDVEPFLRKLSVKAFIEENDVVLSGLPRDILQPFEGDSKIKAGGFDMEILHTPGHSEGSVCIKIGNNLFTGDTLFPGACGRVDLPHSNPRKMRHSLYRLSSLQEDTNVYSGHGYGDNGEADTTIGKEKESNIYMRNAVKDYKKGA from the coding sequence ATGGAAGTAAAAACGCTTGTGCTGGGGCCTATGGGCAACTGCACCTATATTGTTAGACAAAAGTCCGAAGCCGTTGTTATAGACCCTTCCTGGGATATGAACGAGATAGAAAAAAATCTTAACGGTCTTAAGGTTGCCGCCGTTTTTTTTACCCACGGGCATTTTGACCATGTTAAAGACGTTGAACCTTTTTTAAGAAAGCTTAGCGTTAAAGCTTTTATTGAAGAAAACGATGTTGTTTTAAGCGGCCTTCCGCGGGATATTTTACAGCCTTTTGAAGGGGACAGTAAAATAAAGGCAGGCGGTTTTGATATGGAAATTTTGCATACTCCCGGGCATAGTGAAGGAAGCGTTTGCATTAAAATAGGCAACAATTTATTTACGGGCGACACTTTGTTCCCCGGCGCCTGCGGTCGTGTTGATTTGCCGCATTCGAATCCGAGAAAAATGAGGCACAGCCTATACAGACTTTCCTCTTTACAGGAAGACACAAATGTATATTCCGGGCACGGTTACGGAGACAATGGCGAGGCGGACACTACTATAGGCAAAGAAAAAGAAAGCAATATTTATATGCGCAACGCGGTAAAAGATTATAAGAAAGGGGCTTAA
- a CDS encoding HAD-IB family phosphatase: MYALVSDFDGTVTTFDMAHSIIEHFVEPSVIKKLATAEHEDGKVWMSRHMKKIKASKEEFESYVLKMAKPRGGLLETAKKAFENNIPLEIVSGGVDIYIKPFLAKMGLSGFPLYCANGKFTSGGIKLDFTLFAGIKLADFKAMRVRHYKALGYKTIYCGDGNSDYKAALEADIVFAAGNLLSKCRRKKIKANELVNFKDVFQIIGV; this comes from the coding sequence ATGTACGCCTTGGTAAGTGATTTTGACGGGACCGTAACAACTTTTGATATGGCGCATTCTATAATAGAACATTTCGTTGAGCCGAGTGTTATAAAAAAACTCGCTACCGCCGAACATGAGGACGGCAAAGTGTGGATGAGCCGCCACATGAAAAAAATCAAAGCAAGCAAAGAAGAGTTTGAGTCTTATGTTTTAAAAATGGCTAAACCGCGCGGCGGCCTTTTGGAAACGGCAAAAAAAGCTTTTGAAAATAATATTCCTTTAGAAATAGTAAGCGGCGGTGTTGATATTTATATTAAACCTTTTTTGGCAAAAATGGGGCTAAGCGGTTTTCCTCTTTACTGCGCTAACGGTAAATTTACCTCAGGCGGGATTAAGTTGGACTTTACTCTTTTTGCGGGAATAAAACTTGCCGATTTCAAAGCAATGCGCGTTAGGCATTATAAGGCGTTGGGCTATAAAACAATTTATTGCGGGGACGGCAATTCCGACTATAAGGCCGCGCTTGAGGCGGACATTGTTTTTGCCGCGGGCAATTTGCTTAGCAAATGCCGAAGAAAAAAAATAAAAGCAAATGAACTTGTAAATTTTAAAGACGTTTTTCAAATTATAGGAGTGTAA
- the lgt gene encoding prolipoprotein diacylglyceryl transferase — protein sequence MYPVLFKIGNFSMSTYGLMNMLGYIAGIYYLIYNRKKIGISTDTLWNILFISIICAIVGGKLMYVFLSWDALGYTFADKMSNIFLNFRYGFVFFGGAIAGILGLLVYIKYKKMPLLKTGDFLAVGLPLGHAIGRIGCFLVGCCYGRHFEGPWAVHFTNPDSLVPTHLHGVGLHPTQLYEVFANLLIFGILHFAYRRRHKHGFIMALYMICYSVLRFIMEFFRGDFRGGFLLGMSPSQVISIGMILAAVIFYMIVSRKSEYNVK from the coding sequence ATGTATCCGGTACTTTTTAAGATAGGAAATTTTAGCATGTCTACTTACGGCCTTATGAATATGCTCGGTTATATAGCCGGTATTTATTATTTGATTTATAACAGAAAAAAAATAGGCATAAGCACTGACACTCTTTGGAATATTTTATTTATTTCCATTATTTGCGCCATTGTTGGCGGTAAGCTTATGTATGTCTTTCTTTCATGGGACGCGCTTGGCTATACTTTCGCCGATAAAATGAGCAATATCTTTTTAAATTTCCGCTACGGGTTTGTGTTTTTCGGAGGCGCGATAGCGGGTATTTTAGGGCTTTTGGTTTATATTAAATATAAAAAAATGCCGCTTTTAAAAACGGGCGACTTTCTTGCCGTGGGGCTTCCTTTAGGCCACGCTATAGGGCGTATAGGATGCTTTTTAGTGGGCTGCTGTTACGGTCGTCATTTTGAAGGCCCTTGGGCCGTTCATTTTACCAACCCGGACAGTCTTGTGCCTACTCATTTGCACGGCGTCGGTTTGCATCCTACGCAACTTTATGAAGTGTTTGCCAATTTATTAATATTCGGTATTTTGCATTTTGCCTATAGGCGCAGGCATAAACACGGTTTTATAATGGCGCTTTATATGATTTGCTACAGCGTGTTAAGGTTTATTATGGAGTTTTTCAGAGGCGATTTCAGAGGCGGGTTTTTGCTGGGTATGTCGCCCTCACAGGTAATTTCCATAGGCATGATTTTAGCCGCCGTAATTTTTTATATGATAGTTTCAAGGAAATCGGAATACAATGTCAAATAA
- a CDS encoding RluA family pseudouridine synthase, which produces MSNKETLTFSGTSARLDLFLSENKPDYSRGLIQNLIKQGKVTVNGKERKPAWPLAEGDNVEIEWPSVENKTGLKDLIIFEDKNMFVINKPSGMLVHPQSPVWEENPAAAFIGEETLVSLILANPPKNFEKGITRAGLVHRLDKDTSGVMIIAKNSKTQDAMVEMFANREMHKTYEAIVCGVVPDDKGIINVPIGRVTGGKIKASELGREAVTEYSVLQRKETVSLMKLHPVTGRTNQLRVHMSWLGYPVLGDWLYKGATAPRLMLHSKSAEFEHPFTSKPVKFTVAPPKDFKDSWKNAK; this is translated from the coding sequence ATGTCAAATAAAGAAACTTTAACTTTTAGCGGAACAAGCGCCAGACTTGACCTTTTTTTAAGCGAAAACAAGCCTGATTATTCGCGCGGATTAATACAAAACCTTATTAAGCAGGGGAAAGTTACGGTTAACGGCAAAGAACGTAAACCCGCCTGGCCGCTTGCAGAAGGCGACAACGTTGAAATAGAGTGGCCTTCGGTTGAAAATAAAACTGGTTTAAAAGATTTAATAATTTTTGAAGATAAAAATATGTTTGTAATAAATAAACCCAGCGGCATGCTTGTACACCCGCAAAGCCCCGTTTGGGAAGAAAACCCCGCCGCCGCTTTTATCGGGGAAGAAACTTTAGTTTCCCTTATTTTGGCAAACCCGCCTAAAAATTTTGAAAAAGGCATTACCCGCGCCGGGCTTGTGCACAGGCTTGATAAAGACACAAGCGGCGTTATGATAATTGCTAAAAACTCAAAAACCCAGGACGCTATGGTTGAAATGTTTGCCAACAGGGAAATGCATAAAACCTATGAGGCTATTGTCTGTGGCGTTGTGCCTGACGATAAAGGCATAATAAACGTGCCTATAGGGCGTGTTACGGGCGGTAAAATAAAAGCAAGCGAACTTGGGCGCGAAGCTGTTACCGAATACAGCGTTTTACAAAGAAAAGAAACCGTTTCTTTAATGAAACTTCACCCCGTAACGGGTAGAACAAACCAGTTACGCGTGCATATGAGCTGGCTCGGCTACCCTGTTTTGGGCGACTGGCTTTATAAAGGCGCCACGGCGCCACGGCTTATGTTGCACTCTAAAAGCGCGGAATTTGAACATCCTTTTACTTCCAAACCCGTAAAATTTACGGTAGCGCCGCCTAAAGATTTTAAAGACTCTTGGAAAAACGCCAAATAA
- a CDS encoding type IV pilin protein, with protein MKKGFTLIELMVVVLIIAILSSVALPLYTRTVERARAAEAISVTASLEKASQAYYAQYSLCDAKITDLAIKLPELTKTTVGSLTVLKGKDFNYYTEPSTNWCFVAGERTLADTDRNYRIIAFANAGPAGQPYKGKIMCEADKSKSGANKFCQSITGKTAVTCAHASGKNCYIIS; from the coding sequence ATGAAAAAAGGTTTTACATTAATTGAACTGATGGTTGTTGTATTAATTATAGCTATACTTTCCAGCGTGGCTCTTCCGCTTTATACAAGAACGGTTGAACGCGCCAGAGCGGCCGAAGCTATTTCTGTGACTGCTTCTTTGGAAAAGGCTTCGCAAGCTTACTACGCGCAATACAGTCTTTGTGACGCTAAAATAACGGACCTTGCGATAAAACTGCCCGAACTTACAAAAACTACGGTAGGTTCATTGACGGTATTAAAAGGTAAAGATTTTAATTATTATACCGAACCTTCCACAAACTGGTGCTTTGTAGCGGGGGAAAGGACCCTTGCCGATACTGACAGAAATTACAGAATAATAGCTTTTGCCAACGCCGGCCCTGCAGGGCAGCCATATAAAGGTAAAATTATGTGTGAGGCTGACAAATCAAAAAGCGGAGCTAATAAATTTTGCCAGTCAATCACGGGTAAAACGGCCGTTACTTGCGCCCATGCCAGCGGCAAGAACTGTTATATTATAAGCTAA
- a CDS encoding LTA synthase family protein → MSFSQKLSRVPNWVKGYTGFFAATWLAFFLMRFVFLFVYRAAITAEVKTYLLQSFYIGAKFDARLAAFLALPLGLYLFIKSIFPKIPAVFNKIMASLYTVILTGAGLVYAGDFGHYSYLGLRVNASLFKYLENAFISFEMVWQTYPVVWASLGFILLMFLAYKYAMFFIKLGQPASNDGWKKKTSWFLILFVLTFGVCYGQINQYPLRWSNAYFSSNNFISNLTLNPVLNIYDTYRFAKEDSYNIEAVKKYYPIMAEYLGVDNPDINTLNFKREVKGKDLGRQFNIVVIFMESFAWNKSSFSNTGKFDTTPNAKALAEQSILFTQFYTPTSATARAVFAALSSIPDVSSFKTSSRNPLIVNQNLIANELEGYDKFFFIGGSASWGNIRGILSHNLDGLQLYEEEDYESKRVDVWGISDWDLFIEADKVLAKQERPFFAVIQTAGYHRPYTIPPHDEGFKLEKDISYEDLVNHSFGSIEEFNSLRFSDYALGEFFRRARKSPYYKDTVFVIFGDHGLDAPKSENMPRGYVEYNLINHHVPLIIHAPALSKGRVVNKTASQVDIMPTVAGLIGAPYETVALGRDVLDPKYKEKEGALVFGWSKYPPTISFVSGEYLYHDQTTQKGLYKFGAKDYNKDLAEENPELYKKMEDLSAGIYETSRYMLYNNPKKEKK, encoded by the coding sequence ATGTCTTTTTCTCAAAAACTAAGCAGGGTACCAAACTGGGTAAAAGGGTATACCGGCTTTTTCGCGGCTACATGGTTAGCTTTTTTCTTAATGCGTTTTGTTTTTTTATTTGTTTACCGCGCCGCAATTACTGCTGAAGTTAAAACATATCTTTTACAATCTTTTTACATAGGCGCTAAATTTGACGCGCGTTTAGCCGCTTTTTTGGCTTTGCCGCTGGGACTTTATTTATTTATAAAAAGTATTTTTCCTAAAATACCCGCGGTTTTTAATAAAATCATGGCTTCGTTGTACACTGTTATTTTAACGGGCGCGGGGCTTGTTTACGCCGGAGATTTTGGGCACTATTCTTATTTGGGCCTTAGGGTAAACGCTTCTTTATTTAAATATCTTGAAAACGCTTTTATCTCTTTTGAAATGGTTTGGCAAACATATCCTGTTGTATGGGCTTCTTTAGGTTTTATACTTTTAATGTTTTTGGCCTATAAATACGCGATGTTTTTTATAAAGCTGGGCCAACCCGCTTCAAACGACGGGTGGAAGAAAAAAACATCTTGGTTCCTTATTCTTTTTGTCTTAACGTTTGGCGTTTGCTATGGGCAAATTAACCAATATCCGTTACGTTGGAGCAATGCTTATTTTTCAAGCAATAATTTTATTTCTAATTTAACATTAAACCCGGTCTTAAATATTTATGACACATATAGGTTTGCTAAGGAGGATTCTTATAATATTGAAGCCGTAAAAAAATATTACCCCATTATGGCAGAATATTTAGGCGTTGATAACCCCGATATAAACACGCTTAATTTTAAGCGTGAAGTAAAAGGAAAAGACCTCGGAAGGCAGTTTAACATAGTTGTAATATTTATGGAAAGTTTTGCATGGAACAAAAGTTCTTTTTCAAACACCGGTAAATTTGATACCACGCCTAATGCGAAGGCTTTGGCTGAGCAGTCTATACTATTTACCCAGTTTTATACGCCCACTTCGGCTACGGCGCGCGCGGTATTTGCAGCTTTGTCAAGCATACCTGACGTGAGTTCCTTTAAAACAAGTTCGCGTAATCCGCTTATCGTTAACCAAAATTTAATAGCCAACGAGCTTGAAGGTTATGATAAATTTTTCTTTATAGGCGGCAGCGCAAGCTGGGGTAATATAAGAGGTATTCTTTCCCATAACTTAGACGGGCTTCAACTTTATGAAGAGGAAGATTACGAGTCAAAACGTGTTGACGTTTGGGGTATTTCTGACTGGGATTTGTTTATTGAAGCCGACAAAGTTTTAGCAAAACAGGAAAGGCCTTTCTTTGCGGTAATACAAACGGCAGGGTATCACAGGCCTTATACAATACCTCCGCATGATGAAGGTTTTAAACTTGAAAAAGATATAAGTTATGAAGATCTTGTTAACCACAGTTTCGGCAGCATTGAAGAGTTTAACTCCTTAAGATTTTCTGACTACGCGTTGGGTGAATTTTTCAGACGCGCGAGGAAAAGCCCTTACTATAAAGACACCGTTTTTGTTATTTTCGGCGATCACGGTTTGGACGCGCCCAAGTCTGAAAATATGCCGAGAGGTTATGTTGAATATAATTTAATTAACCACCATGTTCCTCTTATAATCCACGCTCCCGCTTTATCTAAAGGCCGGGTTGTAAATAAAACAGCCAGCCAGGTTGATATAATGCCCACGGTGGCCGGCCTTATAGGCGCGCCGTATGAAACTGTGGCTTTGGGGCGTGATGTTCTTGACCCTAAATACAAAGAAAAAGAAGGTGCGCTTGTTTTCGGATGGTCTAAATATCCACCCACGATTTCTTTTGTGTCAGGAGAATATCTTTACCACGACCAAACCACTCAAAAAGGTCTTTACAAGTTTGGTGCAAAAGATTATAATAAAGACCTGGCGGAAGAAAACCCTGAACTTTATAAAAAAATGGAAGATTTGTCCGCAGGTATTTATGAAACATCCAGATATATGCTTTACAATAATCCAAAGAAGGAGAAGAAATAG